The Cyclobacterium amurskyense genome contains the following window.
TATTGTCGCCAGCGATTTCCAACTTGGAACGTGAAGTAGCTTGGTGCAATGCCCAACCATCTGGATTTTCTTTTAGCTTATAATACCGAGAAAACAAGCTCTTCCAATCCTGACTCAGGTTTTCCCACCAAGACAATAATGCCTCCGTTCTAAATATCACATTGGTCTGCGGCAATAAACTAGCAAGTTCTTGTACATCCCATTCAGGCACCTTTGTGTTGTCAAGATTAATAAAATCCAATGAAGGTAGATTTTTCAGTGGTTCAACTGATTCTATATTGGTTCCTTGGAAAGAAAGGCCTTTCAGACCTGTAAGTTCCTGTAGTGCTTTTAGGTTGGTTACAGCGCTGTAATCTCCACGAATATGCAACAAATTCTTCATCTCAGCCAACGGTGAAAGATCTTCTACCATTGTGTTTTCGAAAGACAAATAGGTGATGCTTTTAAATTTAAGCGCTGGTCTTAGGTTCACTACCTTACTATTGTCTAGGTTCAGTGAATCCATATTTACCAAAGTAGAAAGTGCTTCAATGGTAGGGTTACCTTTACCTAATGCTGGCAATTCTTCTACAAAAACCTGATTCCATCCATCAGGTAATGTTTGCCACCAAGTTTGAAGGTTTTCTACATTATGAATTAATAAAATACCTCTATTGCTTCTTACAAATATTTCAGCAGCATTTTCAGAAATACTTGTCCTGTCAGCATATATCCTTTTTATAGATTTTGATCCATTTATAGGGTCAAGCTGACTGACTTCTGTTCCGTTGATATTTACCCTCCACAGAGAAGGTAAAGATGCCAAAGGAGACAAGTCAAGAATATTGGTCTCTTCGAGATTAATCTCTTCCAATTGTTTTAACTCAGATAAAAAACCAAAATTGATCAAGTAGTTACCCTGAATATCGAGTTTTTTAAGTTTAGTTAAGTTTTTTAAATTTTCAATATTGTTGAAACCACTTTCTTCCAAGTCAAGGACTTCAAGCTGACTAAAGTTCTCCAATACGCCGAAACCTCTGAGAGGTGCTTTGGCTGCTTTAAAGGTTCGAAGATTCTTTAAACTCGTTAGTTCATCAATATTTGTCACTTTGGTTCCTGAAATATTTAGGAAATTAAGCTTGTCTGAATACTTAATGAATTGAATATCCTCAGTTGGGGTATAAGAAATATCCAAGTAGGAAAGAAAGGTAATATTACTAATCGGACTAAGTTCTTTGATCTGAGTACGGCTAATATCAACATATTTCAAATCCCTAAATACATGAATAGGGTCTATGTCTACCAACAATTTATTGCCTGAAAGGTCGAGTGTATCCAATGCAGAGATTTTATACAACATATCGAGTTGTACAGAATCCTCTGTTATGTCAAACTTCTCTCTCAATAATGTTTCCCATTCGAGCGAGAGTGTACTCCACCATTCCAATAGCTCTTCGTCCCTACTTAATTTTGTCGTATAAATACTGGCAATTTTAAGTTCATTGGAATTTCTGTCCAAGTTGATCTCAACGAAACGGAGCTTGGTGTTTTCTATCTTTTCATTCTCTAGCCCAAGGCCTGTTAATGTTCTATCGAGAGAGATCTCGAAAAACAGATCTCCATTGTCATTTTCTTTAGGTTTTACCTCTTTGATTTTAAATTCAAAGGCGGCATCCTTAAAGAAGAACTCAATGTCTTTTAAATAGGAAACGACACTTTTGTTGGTGATAACTTGCCTATCCAAAAGCAGATCGTCTTCAATCTGAACATTTTCATCTCTAAAGATTTTCTTATAACTTTCTCTTATAATTACATCTTTATCCCTGGCAGAGGTTTCGCCACTGCCTACGGTATTCAAAAAATATTGTAAGAAACGAACTTGATCTTCTGCCTGCTGGCTAAAATCTTTGATCTCCTGTTTGGTATATCCCCCGATATCCTGAGCCAGAATGGTTGGGGCATAACAAAAAAATAGAATCAGGAGAAATGCATTTACTTTAATCCCTGTCATAGATGTAGTTCAATATAATTTCTTTGTCACCTTCCTCCAACTTCATTAAATTGGCAATCAACCAACCTGTATTAAATCCGGGTCTATTGAATTGGCCCAATTCAAAATACCATTTATCTATTTGAAAAAAGTGGAATTTAGTATCTTTCACTGTTTCAAATTTCAATCTTTTGTTTTTTATTTCGAAAAGAAATAAAGTTAGGTAATCAGGTTGAAAACCATCCGGTGTATAAGACTCCGGTTTCGGATTATCTACGATAGCTTTCCTTAGGTTCATAAAACCCAATTCATGACTTAAAGGGTGAAGAAATTTTTTCTCGTCGCCTTTGGGTTTATCAAATACTGCTGTAAATGGAGGGAAGTTTACATTATCAATGACCCACTCGTAACCCAATCCTTGCGGCTGTAACTTCAAAAACAGTACCACATCTTGTCTTTTACCATTATAAGTAAAAACAGTATTGAGTTCTGCGAACCAATCACCTCCATGAAAGTTGATGTATTGCGGGTAAACTTCGGATGTCACATGACCTATAAACTCTCTTTTAAGGTCGTTGCTTATCCCAGAGGTTTCGTTATCGAAGAGGATATTAATAAAAGATTTCCTAAGGGCTAGATCATGGTATTTATCATCCCCAGGGTAATATCTTACATCTCCTTCTTTGCTTTCCTCTGCATTAAATCTTCTGAAAAATTGGTTGACTTGTTTGGTGGCGGCAGCAAACCTGCCATCATCAATAATCCGGCCGGAGCTATTAAATGTTTGCCCCGGCGCGGAAATATTTGATAAGATTATGGTAATTAACGTAACAAATACTATTCTCATGCTGATGTTTCAGTCACTCTCACATCTCCCAACAACACATCCCAGAATTCAATGGTTCTACCAGAAATTTGGGTTTGTTTTTTCTCCACGTAGATTGTAATATCTTTCTTTGTGGTATCTCTATAGTTCAATCCTGCTTCTTGTGAAGTTCCTTCAAACCTTTGATAGATGGTAATTACACCTACATATCTGCCATCAGGTTGTCTTTCAAGATCAGAGATATAATGAATATCATACCAGCTGATGTTCACCCTATCATAATTCAAGGCCATCAATCTTTCGAAATACCTTCTGATTTTGTAATAGGCAACTTCATTGGTATTGACTGATGATACACCCATTTCAGCATCAGGAGCAAAAAGCTCTTCAGCTCTATCCATTACTCTAGTAGCTTCAGAAAACTGTGTTTCTTTACTTCCGATGATGCTGATGTATTTACTTAAATCTTTAACTTTCTCTAAGGCAAGGGAATCAATGGCTTGCTTTCTTTGAGGACTGATGCTTTCATCCTGAGCGAAAACAGAAATGCTTGTAGCCAGGAAAAAGATAAGCAGGGATGGAATATATTTTTTCATAATAACTTACTTTCTATAGTTTTTTAAATTATCTTCTTCTTAATTCTAATTCGGTAACTTTTCCGGATCCATCCATTCTGATATCGCTGATAAAGTTCAGATTTTTCTTGGTGTCTTTAAGATAGTTAAGGTACCTTTCGATGGTTGTTGGTTCATCGTAATCTTTTCTTCCAGATTCTTCATGAATTACAATTAAAACTGGTGTGTTTTGGTTAGAAAACATTCCCAACGCTTCTCTTATTGTGTTATTGGCACTTTGTACATTAGAAGCATTCGCAACTGCATTGAAGTAATTTTCCAATTTACCAACAGCAACTTCTTCAGCAGAAGGTTGAGGGGCTGGTTTTGGTTGAGGGGCTGGCTCTTCTACTGGCACTGGTGCTGGTGGAGCCTCGACCACTTTTTTCTTGCTCTTACAAGCTCCCATAGCTAACAAAACAAATAGCATAACAGTCAATGACCGTGTCAAGGGAAATTTTAGGTTCCTTTTTTTCATAAGAATTGAATGGTTTTTAGTTAAGTGTAAAGACCTTATCCGAGGTTGAAATTAATATTACATCATCTCATAACCCCTAAGCTTTTACGTTGTTGTAGATGATTGTTTTAAGTGTTTTTTAAAAATAATTAGATTTTTTTAATCTGCACAATTTAAGCAATGAACGGCACTAAAGTTGATTTGTATTTAAATTAGTTAAAATTAACGATCTCGATTATTTCAATTAAACCTTCTCAATTATAGGTAATATTTTTTTAAAACGCACAATTGTTGGGAAATTGACCGCATAATCATATAAAATGCTAATATATCATTATATATCGAATTTTAAGAAAGTTTTTTTTAACGGTAATTTCTCTATTTAATCGAATATTTCAGCAAGCTTTCTTTCCAAAGATTTGCCTCTTAAATCCTTTGCCATGATATTTCCTTCAGGATCTACCATGTAAGTAGCTGGTATGGCATTGATCTGATACTTGGCTGCGGCCTCTGAATTAAAATACTTGAGATCAGAAACCTGGGTCCAGGTCAAACCGTCCTCAGCTATGGCTTTTGTCCACATGTCTCGGGTTCTATCTAGAGAAACACCATATACCTCAAAGCCATGGTCTTTGTATTTATTATAAAGTCTTACCACATTTGGATTTTCATCCCTACAAGGTTTACACCATCCTGCCCAAAAATCTATCATCACATATTTCCCTCTCAAATCAGAAAGGTTTACCACCTTTCCCTCAGGATTAGGAAGTGAAATTTCAGGAGCTGGCTGCCCTACAGAAAGCGCTCTCATTTCATTTAGTTCCTGCTTCCAGGTACTGATTAATTTCATTTCTGGATATTTGTCTCCCAAAGCAAGCACAACGCTGTCTATAAAATTAAAATCTGTTCCAGGGTCCAACATTCCTATTCCTGCCAAGGCAGCAAAACTTCCTTTAGACTCCTGAATAACAGACTTCACTTTGTCGGCATGGTTTATTCCCATATCAGTATACTGCTCACGAATTTCCTGAACTTTATCCTGATTTTTCTCAGACATGGCTTCGTAAAAAGCGGAATTCATAGCGTTCGTTTCTTCCTGATATTTGAGGGCTAACTCATCTATTTCAAAAAGCAACTGACTGTCCTTTGAACCAGAAACATCAAGTTTTTCCGTTTCGAAATTATATTTAACTTTAACATCTTCATCAAATAAAGCCAAACGGATTGTTCTTTCTCCAAATAAATCCAAATCATAAAAATTTGGCTGATCTACGTTGATCTCATAATCAAAAGAACCTCCTTTGCCTATGACAATTGTGTCAAGGACTGAAATCTTGTCTACATCGTACTTGGATAAGATCACATCTCCCTCAGGTACATTTTCCAATTTACCAGAGATGGTCACTTTTCCATCAAAGACTTCTTTCTTTTCTTCTCCACATGCGGCAAGCAAAATGCCCGCCAATCCTACTGAAAATATACTTTTGGTTAAGAATCTCATAAAATTAATTATCCAATAACTCTGTTAAAATTTTATTAGCAACTTTTGGGTCTGCCTTACCTTGGGACTTTTTCATAACTTGCCCCATAAACATACCCATAAGTCCTTTTTTACCAGACTTGTATTCTTGTACTTTAGCCGCGTTTTGAATCAATACCTCTTGTATCACGGACTTAATAGAATCCTCATCACTGTCCTGAATTAAATTCAATTCTTGAGCGATCTCAAGTGGTGTTTTCTCAGGATTACTGATTAACTGAGGGTATAATTTTTGGGTAGCCACTGTAAAGCTTACTTTCCCATCATCAATCAAGGCTATTAATGCAGCGATTTGTGATTCCTTTAAAGGGAAGTCCTCAATCTTCAACGTCAATTCATTCAAATAAGATTTAATTGGGCCCATCATCCAGTTGGATGCCGCTTTAAAATTATTTGTATGGCTACATAAGGATTCAAACCATAGGGCTATTTCCTTTTGGTCGGTTAACACGCCAGCATCGTATTCAGGAAGTCCGTAAGTATTAACGAATTTATCAAACAATTCACGTGGAAGAACCGGAAGTTCGGCTTTAATGGAAGACAACCATTCTTCAGAGATCACCACAGGGCTCAAATCAGGCTCAGGAAAGTACCTATAATCATTAAGGTCTTCCTTAGTCCTCATACTTGCCGTTAATCCGGTCGTCGCATCAAATGTTCTTGTTTCTGAAATGATCTCCTCTCCTTTTTCAAGTAGCCCTATTTGCCTGTTATATTCATGCTCAATGGCCCTTGCAACGTTTCTAAAGGAGTTCATGTTTTTCACTTCCACCTTTTTCCCCAACTCGGTTTCACCATTAAGTCTAACAGACACATTGGCGTCACATCTTAAAGAACCTTCTTCCATGTTTCCATCACAAACATCAAGATAGACAACCAATTTCTTTATTTCTGACAAAAGGTTATAAGCTTCTTCAGAAGAGCGCATGTCAGGTTCTGTAACAATCTCGATCAATGGCACACCAGCCCTATTGAAGTCTACAAGTGTATCCACCTCCCCAGCAAGGTGCATGGATTTACCTGCATCTTCTTCCATATGGATTCTGGTTAATGCTACATTTTTTTTCTCCCCACTACTTAAAGTAATAGGAACAAAGCCACCTACACAAATAGGATTTTTATCCTGTGTCAGTTGATATCCTTTTGGCAAATCTGGGTAAAAATAATTCTTACGGGCAAATACATTCCTCCTTGTAATGGAAGAATTACAAGCCAGTCCCATTTTCACAGCATACTCCACTGCTTTTCTATTTACTTTTGGCAAGGTGCCAGGATGACCCAATGTAATCACCGATATATTGGTGTTAGGCATTTTCCCATAGCTATTGGCATCAGAGGTGTACATCTTACTTTTAGTAAGCAATTGTGCGTGGACTTCCAATCCTATCACCATCTCGTACTTATCTTTGAGGTTTTCTGCCATTAAGGTAGTGGACTTCTCTTCAATCATCTTTAAATTATTACAGTTATCGTTCCAAATTGTCCAGAATTAGTCTTAGACAAAAATTGAAATACGCTAAATTATTTCAAGGCTTGTTCAAGCAATATTTCAGCTTTTTCTAAAGCCACAGGCAGTCCTGAGGAATCTTTACCTCCTGCTGTCGCATAAAAAGGCTGACCTCCGCCTCCACCTTTGATCTCCCTGGCTAACTCTTTTACCATTTTACCAGCATGGAGACCTTTCTCTTTTACAAGCAAATCGCTTACCACAATTGCTAATTGTGGTTTACCATTTATATCTGCTGCTAATACTGCCACCAGGTTATCAATTTCATTTTTCAATTCAAAAGAAAGCTTTTTGAGGGCCTCAGCATTAGGCAATTTAATCAATCCTAATATTAAGTGGTAACCGTTGAAGGATTTTACCTCACTTTTTAACATTTCTTTAATTTCTTCGGTGGCTTTTAGGTTCAAAGTCTCAATTTCTTTCCTTAAAGCAGCTCTTTCAGTCATTAATCCTTCAATTGCACCAACGAGATCTCTAGGATGTTTGAGTGTTTCCTGAACATTTTCCAATAATTCAAACTGCCGTCTGACATACTCCTGAGCTCCCGAAGCTGTTACCGCCTCTATTCTCCGAACACCTGCTGAGATAGAACTTTCAGAAATAATTTTGAACATTCCTATTTCCCCTGTGGCATTGACGTGCGTTCCTCCACACAATTCCACACTATAGCTAGGGTCAAAAGTAATCACCCGAACTTGCTCTCCGTACTTCTCCCCAAAAAGAGCTGTTGCTCCCATTGCTTTAGCCATATCTATTGGGACATTTCTTTTCTCATCCAGTGAGATATTTTCCCTGATTTTGGCATTTACGATGTCTTCTACCTGAAGAATTTCCTCTGCTGTCAATTTTGCGAAATGAGAGAAATCAAATCTTAATATTTTCTCATTAACCAAGGATCCTTTTTGTTGCACATGCGTTCCCAGTACCTGCTTCAAAGCGGACTGTAAAAGGTGAGTGGCTGTATGATTACTTTTAATCAAACCACGCTTTTTGGCAT
Protein-coding sequences here:
- a CDS encoding leucine-rich repeat domain-containing protein; the encoded protein is MTGIKVNAFLLILFFCYAPTILAQDIGGYTKQEIKDFSQQAEDQVRFLQYFLNTVGSGETSARDKDVIIRESYKKIFRDENVQIEDDLLLDRQVITNKSVVSYLKDIEFFFKDAAFEFKIKEVKPKENDNGDLFFEISLDRTLTGLGLENEKIENTKLRFVEINLDRNSNELKIASIYTTKLSRDEELLEWWSTLSLEWETLLREKFDITEDSVQLDMLYKISALDTLDLSGNKLLVDIDPIHVFRDLKYVDISRTQIKELSPISNITFLSYLDISYTPTEDIQFIKYSDKLNFLNISGTKVTNIDELTSLKNLRTFKAAKAPLRGFGVLENFSQLEVLDLEESGFNNIENLKNLTKLKKLDIQGNYLINFGFLSELKQLEEINLEETNILDLSPLASLPSLWRVNINGTEVSQLDPINGSKSIKRIYADRTSISENAAEIFVRSNRGILLIHNVENLQTWWQTLPDGWNQVFVEELPALGKGNPTIEALSTLVNMDSLNLDNSKVVNLRPALKFKSITYLSFENTMVEDLSPLAEMKNLLHIRGDYSAVTNLKALQELTGLKGLSFQGTNIESVEPLKNLPSLDFINLDNTKVPEWDVQELASLLPQTNVIFRTEALLSWWENLSQDWKSLFSRYYKLKENPDGWALHQATSRSKLEIAGDNILNLEPLLVFFNLKELRIKNVPLQDPSAIARLEKLEVLQVTESPFRDLSVISPLSMLETLDVSNTAVSELEYLSDLTRLKHLNLAGTNISNLKGLEMLYDLRSLDIASTSVKSLKQITHLLNLEKLVCFNTRLSTRNVEKFQAELPNCEVRFY
- a CDS encoding TlpA disulfide reductase family protein, which gives rise to MRFLTKSIFSVGLAGILLAACGEEKKEVFDGKVTISGKLENVPEGDVILSKYDVDKISVLDTIVIGKGGSFDYEINVDQPNFYDLDLFGERTIRLALFDEDVKVKYNFETEKLDVSGSKDSQLLFEIDELALKYQEETNAMNSAFYEAMSEKNQDKVQEIREQYTDMGINHADKVKSVIQESKGSFAALAGIGMLDPGTDFNFIDSVVLALGDKYPEMKLISTWKQELNEMRALSVGQPAPEISLPNPEGKVVNLSDLRGKYVMIDFWAGWCKPCRDENPNVVRLYNKYKDHGFEVYGVSLDRTRDMWTKAIAEDGLTWTQVSDLKYFNSEAAAKYQINAIPATYMVDPEGNIMAKDLRGKSLERKLAEIFD
- the gatB gene encoding Asp-tRNA(Asn)/Glu-tRNA(Gln) amidotransferase subunit GatB is translated as MIEEKSTTLMAENLKDKYEMVIGLEVHAQLLTKSKMYTSDANSYGKMPNTNISVITLGHPGTLPKVNRKAVEYAVKMGLACNSSITRRNVFARKNYFYPDLPKGYQLTQDKNPICVGGFVPITLSSGEKKNVALTRIHMEEDAGKSMHLAGEVDTLVDFNRAGVPLIEIVTEPDMRSSEEAYNLLSEIKKLVVYLDVCDGNMEEGSLRCDANVSVRLNGETELGKKVEVKNMNSFRNVARAIEHEYNRQIGLLEKGEEIISETRTFDATTGLTASMRTKEDLNDYRYFPEPDLSPVVISEEWLSSIKAELPVLPRELFDKFVNTYGLPEYDAGVLTDQKEIALWFESLCSHTNNFKAASNWMMGPIKSYLNELTLKIEDFPLKESQIAALIALIDDGKVSFTVATQKLYPQLISNPEKTPLEIAQELNLIQDSDEDSIKSVIQEVLIQNAAKVQEYKSGKKGLMGMFMGQVMKKSQGKADPKVANKILTELLDN